The sequence GCTGTCGTATTAACGAAAAAGAACTTGCTTCTGCTCTTAATATTAGTCGGACACCTATCCGCTATGCATTAGGGGTTTTAGAAGAGGAAAAACTTGTTGAGCATATTCCCAAACGCGGCATTATTGTTCGTGGCATTTCTTTAAAAGATGCTATTGAAATTTTTGATATCCGCAAGGCTTTAGACACTCTGGCAGCTATCAAAGCAATGTATTTAATGACTGATAAAGATTTTGCAGATATGAAAAAAATTTTAACTGACTGTGAAGGTTTTATTGAAGATGGTGATATTAAAACTATTTTAGATAATTTTAATCAATTTAACGACCTGATTTATCGAAAAAGTCAAATGCTGCGCCTACGAGAGATCGTTACCGAATTACAGACTTATTTAAGATATTTTCGAGAAATATCAATTGCTTCTGTAGAACGGCGTAAACGGGCTTTGAAGGAACATTGGATTATCTATCGTGGCATGCGCAATAAGGATGTCGAGCAAATCACTCTTATCACCCATGAGCACTTGAATGCTTCTCTTGACTTTGTTCTTCAGCAAATGGAAAGTAAGACCGATGCAGACTAAAGAAAAACTTGCTTCTTTGAGCTATTTAGCAGTCAAATCACTGCTTTATGAATTGAAGTTGACGCCTAAACCTGGTTTAGTAGATTGTCATAATAACGGCGCTCACAATGACATGGATTTTTCTACCTTTCTTGATAGTATATTAGCCTTAGCTCCGTTTTTTAAAAAATATATTGAAATAGGATGGCTCTATCATAATGAAAGTCTACAATATCTGTTTAATCAACTCAGAAAACTTGGTATAGAAGCTGAGGCTGCTATGTTTTCTGCAACTGAGAAAGTTAATACTCATAAAGGCGCTAATTTCTCTTTTGCTCTGCTTTTAGGAGCAACCGGCAGTTATTTGGCTAAACACATTGAACTGCTTCGAGAAAAAAGACGCTTTATGCCTCAAGATAGTCTGAATATCTGTCATTTGGCAGGGGAAATGAGTATGCATTTAATTCAAAATGATTTAAGCCATGTGGAGACTAAAAAAAACCTTACATACGGTGAGAAATTATTTTTACAATATGGTCTTAAAGGCCCTAGAGGTGAGGCATCCCAAGGCTATCCAAGTCTTACTCAAAAAGCCCTTCCTTTTTTTAGAAATGAATTACTGAAAAAACAGGACATCCAAATAAGCCAGCTTAAGCTCTTACTCTATCTGATGACGTTTATTGAAGATGGCAATATTATTCATCGAGGAGGGATTAAGTCTTGGAAGAAAGTCCAACAAGAAAGTCAAACTTTATTAGAAAAAGATTTACCTCCTTATCAGCTAAAGAAACAGCTTAGTTCTTACAATCAAATATTAACCAATCGCCATTTAAGTCCCGGCGGTGCTGCTGATTTACTCTCACTAACACTTTATTTTGCCTTTTTAGAACAGCTGATTTAAGCCGCTTCATCTATATGAGAATATTACATTTTATTGAGCAAATGCTATAATGAATTGATGTTATGGTTTATTTTAACAAAGAATTCTGGCCTCTTCCTATTTAAACAGTGTGAAATTCTCTCAAGCAAAGGATCTTGCACTGATATCTGCAATCTATTTTAAAGGAGTAATCCATGTCAGCTTATCATCCTATTTCAAAAATTTATTTTCTGATAAAAAAAGCCTTCAAAAAGTTGATATTTTACTAGAGCAAGAAGGTATTCGCCGTGATACTAACTCAGATTATATTTGTGCCATGTTTGATGAAGACTTAAATATCATTGCAACAGGAAGTTGTTTTGGTAATACCCTTCGCTGTTTAAGTGTCGATCATCATTATCAAGGTGATGGTTTGCTTAATGAAATTGTCACGCATTTAATTCATATTCAATTTGAGCGTGGCAATACACATCTTTTTCTTTATACTAAACCCGATACTGCAAAATTCTTTAAAGATTTAGGTTTTTATGAAATTGTCAGGGCTGATCAACAAATCGTTTTTATGGAAAACAAGAAGGATGGTTTTAGTAACTATTTAAAAAATCTTAAAAAGTCTGATAGTAAACCTCAAACTACTGCTGCGCTGGTTATCAATGCCAACCCTTTCACCTTGGGACATCAATACTTGATTGAAAAGGCCTCTGTTGAAAATGATCTTCTACATCTTTTTATTGTCAGTGAAGACAGTAGCTTAATTCCTTTTTCAGTTAGAAAGCAATTGGTTTTAGAGGGAACTGCCCATCTATCCAATGTTTGTTATCATGAAACAGGTCCTTACATCATCAGCAAATCAACTTTTCCTAGTTATTTTCAAAAAGATCAGGATTCTATCATTGAAAGCCAGGCACGCATTGACTTAGCCATTTTTACTCAGATCGCAAAATATCTTGGTATAAATAAGCGTTATGTCGGTGAAGAACCTACAAGTCTAGTGACTAGTATTTATAACCAAATCATGCTTCAAGAACTGCCCAAGCAAGCTATTGATTGCATAGTTATTCCTCGTAAAACCTACAAAAACGGTCCCATCAGTGCTTCTACTGTCCGCAAGGCGCTTAAAGAAGGAAATAACCAAATTTTAAAAGATCTGCTTCCATTAACAAGTTTGACTTATTTTCTAAGCCCTGAAGCACAGCCGCTTATTAAAAAAATTCGAAAAACAGACAATGTCAGTCATTATTAATGAGAATATCATTAATACAACAGCAAAAAGTAAGTGAACGTAACAGAAGATGATTACTGTGCAATCATCCACAAATAGTGTAAATCTATAAGATTATATTCTTTCTGCGGGTGATTTACATAATAATCATGGCTTTTTGTTCCAGCCACTTACTTTTTAGTAATGTAAACTTGTGTTCCTTGATCAATCTGACTTTCAATGTTGACATCTAGTTCAAGATTATTAAGAACCTTTTTAGCCATATAAAGGCCAAGACCAGTGGCTTTTTGGTGTTCATGACCATTATATCCTGTAAACCCTTCTTCAAAAAGTCTGGGAATATCTTCCTTTAGAATCCCTATGCCAGTATCCCTGATAAGTATTTGATTTTCCTTAATTTTAATAATGATCTGCCCGCCCTTTTTATTATATTTAATGGCATTATCAAGAATTTGAGAAAAAACAAAACTTAACCATTTTTTATCGGATTTTAATTTCCAATCGCCATCAATTGTCAAAGAAAGGTCCTTTTGCAAGAAGAAAACTTGATTTTTCTTGATTAAATCAATCAGAATATCACGAATCTGACACGTTTCAAAACGAAAATCACTTTGATTTTGATTGAACTTAAGGTAATTCAAAAGACGAGAAAGATCGTTTTCTAGCCTTAACAATTGTCTCTGAACATCTTCTTTATCTAAGTGCCCCGTTTGAGCCATTAACGATAGTGCTGAAATAGGAACTTTCATCTGATGGGACCACAATTTAATCAGCTGCTGCAGCTGTTCTTCCTGCGTTTTATGCTGTAATTTAATGTCAGACTGTTCCTGCAGCAGTTTTTTAAGAATTTCTTTATAAACAAGATCACTTGGTGCGGTTAACACATTTAAATTTCTTGGTTCTTTGACATAAATAAAATGATGCAAATTTTTAATTTTTGGTGAAACCGCCAGTATAAAATGAGACTAGTTATCAGTAAAATGGTTAAACTAAGGATTAAACTATTGATAAAATAGACAAGAGGCAGATGATAAAGATAGAAAGTCAGTAAAAAGTAAGACTAACGATAGCATAATTTAAATACCAAATACTATGTTCTCTCAAATAAGATCTTATCATTTAATTAAATACCCTACTCCTCTTACTGTATGAATCTTATCAAAACTTATTGATAGAACTTTTTTGCGAAGACGTGTCATATTAACACTAAGTGTGTTTTGATCAATAAATTCCTCTCCCTCCCACAGTCGGTTAAGAAGAGCTTCCTTGGTGACAACTTCTCCTTTATAATCAATAAGCAAGGAAAGAATCTTTGTTTCTGTTGGGGTCAATTGGATGGTCTCTTGTCTTTCTAAATTTGAGAATACACCATCTAAAGTTAATTCAAACTCTTCAATTTGATGGCCTTGCTTAGTGAATTCGTTAGCACGACGCAAGAAAGCAGAGATTTTAGCATCCAAAATAGGCAGCGAGAAAGGCTTGCTCACAAAATCATCACCTCCCATATTCATAGCCATTACTGCATTCATTTCTTCATCCGCACTGGAAATAAAGATAATGGGCATGGTCATGCTCTTTCTGATTTCAGTAGTCCAATAAAAGCCATTAAAATAAGGTAAAGTAATATCCATCAGAATCAAATCGGGTTTAAATTCTTTAACTTCTTGCAAGATAGCTCTAAAGTTATCAACGCTTTTAACTTGATAGTGTTGTCCCAAATGATTTCTTAAAAGATTGACAATGGTTGTATCATCTTCAACCAAGTAAATTTTTTCTTGCTTTAGCATAACTTTATTCTACCAAAAAAGTGACGAAAAATCGTCACTTTTTATCTTTCGATAATTTTATAGTAAGTTCTGCTCGTTAACTTGTAAATAATGAAATAAATAATCAAGATTCCAACTACAGTTAGAGCACTAACAGTATAGAGGAATTTATCACCTTGTACACCAAATAGGAAGAGCAGCTTTTTAAGAATAGGCAAAGCAAAAACAAAATGTACGATAGCCATAAGTAAAGGCAAGAAGAAAACTAGGATAATTTGCGAATTGATCGTTTTCTTAATTTGTTTTAAGCTCATACCCACTTCTTGTAAAATTTTATAAGAACGCTTATCTTGTGTTCCTTCTGAAAGCTGTTTATAATATATAATTAAAGCAGCACCAAGTAAGAAGGCAATTCCCAATAGAAATCCTGTAAAGAGGAAACCGCCAGTCATTCTCAACCCTTCAGTACGATAATTCGCAGCAGTTGAGTAAAGAACAGCTGTATCATCATCACCATAGAGAAGCCCATGCTTAGCCTGACTCATTCTATTTAAAAGCTGTTTTTCTTTATTCGTTAAATTAGCAAAAGCTAAAAATGTATAGGTATAATCATATTTTGAGACATCATCATAAGGTTTACGCATAGCCTCCATAGTCGCATCATCAGGAACAACGAGAACACCGGCAGGTGTTGCTGAATTACTAATCACCATATTTTTAATAGATTTTATATGATAAACATTCTTATAAGTTTGACCAAACCAAGTTAAGGTTTTAAAGGGTTTAACAGTGGTATTTTGGCTATAACTGTAAAAGGCCACTTCTCCTGCTGATAATTGAGGAACTTTATTACCTATAGAACGGAAATCATCTTGCGTTATGACTTCCATTGTGCCAGCATGACTGTCTTTATAGACTGTTTTATCAGTTGCAATAGACTTATCAAGAACTAAATTTTGCTTTTGTGTAAAAAGAACAGGATAGCTGATATCAAGGTAAGATGAAAATTTTGCTTTACTATTATAGCCGGCTTTTTTGAGCGGTGCTAAGACATGCTTTTGAAAAATTTCTTCAGCCTGTTGACGGTTACTGATATGTTTCATCTCAATTTGAGCATTTTTGGGATAGGCCATTTTAACCATGTTTTCACTACTTGTATAGAGCGCTACTGTTGAAAATATGGTTACAAAAGCCATAATGGCTAGCAAAGTAATATTAGCTAAACCGACGGCATTTTGTTTCATACGAAAAATCATTTGCGAAGTTGTTACAAAATGCTCTGGTTGATAAAAATAAGATTTGTTCTTACGACGGCGTTTCAAATACCAAGTAGTAAAACTAATGTAAAAGAGATAAGTTCCTAAAATAACTGCTAGAATAGCTTGGAAAAAGCGCGTAATACCAAATATAGCATTGACATTCCCAGAGGTGACAGATAAATAGTAACCATAACCAATCGCTAAGATACCAATAAAAGCTAAAACAATATTTCCTCTTGGCTCACGCTCTCCTTGACTTTGATTGCTAAAGAGATTAAGAGCTGATGTTCTGCTGATTCTGATAATATTCACCAACTCTAAAAATAAGAAAATGACAGCAAAAAGAATAAGATTAATCACAAAAGCTGGTAGTGTTAATTGAAAATTGAGATTTTCATACTGAATGATATTGACAAAAATCAAGTAGAAAAAATTTGAGAGAACTGCACTTAGAAAGGTCCCTAGGATAATTGTCACTAAATAAGCGACTATCAGCTCCAATGTTGATACCCAAATGATATGCTTCTTGTTCATTCCTAAAATATTATACAGCCCAAACTCGTGATTACGCTGTTTAAGAAGGAAGTTGTAACTATACAAACAAAGAATAGCTGCTAAGATATCAAGTACTATAGTAGCCAAACCTAGAGCATAAACTCCTGCCCCCATAGACTTAGCAGATGGACTAGTCATAAGGAGTACCGTAATAGTACTAAAAATAAAAGTCGTCACACTGACTAGAAAAAAGGGGGCAAAATGTTTAAAAGACTGCTTAATATTATTAAAAGCAAGTTTAAGATAGAACATGCTACTCACCTCCTAACAGTGCTGCCATACTTAGAGAAATTTCTTTGCTAAATTCTTGATTGTTTTTATTTCCTCTATAGAGTTGGTGAAATATTCGTCCATCTTTGATAAAAAGAACACGTTTAGCATGACTAGCAGCATTAGCTGAGTGAGTGACCATCAGAATTGTTTGGTCATCATTGTTAATAGC comes from Streptococcus troglodytae and encodes:
- a CDS encoding GntR family transcriptional regulator; translation: MNASVVTAVKNNLDLSRNVPLKVAFYEALRKTIILSEIPAGCRINEKELASALNISRTPIRYALGVLEEEKLVEHIPKRGIIVRGISLKDAIEIFDIRKALDTLAAIKAMYLMTDKDFADMKKILTDCEGFIEDGDIKTILDNFNQFNDLIYRKSQMLRLREIVTELQTYLRYFREISIASVERRKRALKEHWIIYRGMRNKDVEQITLITHEHLNASLDFVLQQMESKTDAD
- the citG gene encoding triphosphoribosyl-dephospho-CoA synthase CitG translates to MQTKEKLASLSYLAVKSLLYELKLTPKPGLVDCHNNGAHNDMDFSTFLDSILALAPFFKKYIEIGWLYHNESLQYLFNQLRKLGIEAEAAMFSATEKVNTHKGANFSFALLLGATGSYLAKHIELLREKRRFMPQDSLNICHLAGEMSMHLIQNDLSHVETKKNLTYGEKLFLQYGLKGPRGEASQGYPSLTQKALPFFRNELLKKQDIQISQLKLLLYLMTFIEDGNIIHRGGIKSWKKVQQESQTLLEKDLPPYQLKKQLSSYNQILTNRHLSPGGAADLLSLTLYFAFLEQLI
- a CDS encoding DNA-binding response regulator, with product MLKQEKIYLVEDDTTIVNLLRNHLGQHYQVKSVDNFRAILQEVKEFKPDLILMDITLPYFNGFYWTTEIRKSMTMPIIFISSADEEMNAVMAMNMGGDDFVSKPFSLPILDAKISAFLRRANEFTKQGHQIEEFELTLDGVFSNLERQETIQLTPTETKILSLLIDYKGEVVTKEALLNRLWEGEEFIDQNTLSVNMTRLRKKVLSISFDKIHTVRGVGYLIK
- a CDS encoding ABC transporter permease; translated protein: MFYLKLAFNNIKQSFKHFAPFFLVSVTTFIFSTITVLLMTSPSAKSMGAGVYALGLATIVLDILAAILCLYSYNFLLKQRNHEFGLYNILGMNKKHIIWVSTLELIVAYLVTIILGTFLSAVLSNFFYLIFVNIIQYENLNFQLTLPAFVINLILFAVIFLFLELVNIIRISRTSALNLFSNQSQGEREPRGNIVLAFIGILAIGYGYYLSVTSGNVNAIFGITRFFQAILAVILGTYLFYISFTTWYLKRRRKNKSYFYQPEHFVTTSQMIFRMKQNAVGLANITLLAIMAFVTIFSTVALYTSSENMVKMAYPKNAQIEMKHISNRQQAEEIFQKHVLAPLKKAGYNSKAKFSSYLDISYPVLFTQKQNLVLDKSIATDKTVYKDSHAGTMEVITQDDFRSIGNKVPQLSAGEVAFYSYSQNTTVKPFKTLTWFGQTYKNVYHIKSIKNMVISNSATPAGVLVVPDDATMEAMRKPYDDVSKYDYTYTFLAFANLTNKEKQLLNRMSQAKHGLLYGDDDTAVLYSTAANYRTEGLRMTGGFLFTGFLLGIAFLLGAALIIYYKQLSEGTQDKRSYKILQEVGMSLKQIKKTINSQIILVFFLPLLMAIVHFVFALPILKKLLFLFGVQGDKFLYTVSALTVVGILIIYFIIYKLTSRTYYKIIER